From the Candidatus Neomarinimicrobiota bacterium genome, one window contains:
- a CDS encoding sugar transferase, giving the protein MRLIVKRVMDIVGALAGLVVAFPLMLLTALLIRLNMGSPVIFRQLR; this is encoded by the coding sequence ATGCGGTTAATTGTTAAGCGGGTTATGGATATCGTTGGTGCCTTGGCGGGTCTCGTTGTTGCCTTTCCGCTTATGCTTTTGACTGCCCTTTTAATCCGGTTAAATATGGGTTCTCCCGTAATTTTTCGCCAGTTGCGT